One Streptococcus sp. DTU_2020_1001019_1_SI_AUS_MUR_006 DNA window includes the following coding sequences:
- a CDS encoding DUF6881 domain-containing protein has product MKYYRTYWEQSSLEYATWIFSEVDNQGYEIRKLEIFLDGKISYYDANTPFELGEFPTDEDLESINDSEEITVIEISKNDFEKTLQLFNDKNQTGGQ; this is encoded by the coding sequence ATGAAATATTATAGAACTTATTGGGAGCAGTCATCTCTTGAATATGCAACATGGATATTTTCAGAAGTTGATAATCAGGGGTATGAGATTAGAAAACTAGAAATTTTTTTAGATGGAAAAATTAGTTATTATGATGCTAATACTCCCTTTGAGTTGGGTGAATTTCCTACCGATGAAGATTTAGAATCTATCAACGATAGTGAGGAAATTACCGTAATAGAAATTTCAAAAAATGATTTTGAAAAAACATTACAACTTTTTAATGATAAAAATCAGACGGGGGGCCAATAA
- a CDS encoding immunity 26/phosphotriesterase HocA family protein produces the protein MNTNLIALRRKERFESLNVEIQKELENFYDTKAATHQLKVIKKSRSIPKVGDVFLVSPREGIYFYGKVLVSNIVRKVRDTFVEGKHVVFIFKGNTHEKNIDKYKPDYSNLLIPPAIVDDAYWKKGYFHTIANIPLTEEEKKLDFGFYSIHFKGNFFCKETGELLDKEPKILGIHGITTISGIGMAIERELIINPSLLEETE, from the coding sequence ATGAATACAAATCTAATAGCTTTAAGAAGAAAAGAACGTTTTGAGAGTTTAAATGTAGAAATTCAGAAGGAGTTAGAGAACTTTTATGATACAAAGGCAGCTACTCATCAACTAAAAGTGATTAAAAAAAGTAGGTCAATTCCAAAAGTGGGAGATGTATTTCTTGTGTCTCCTAGGGAGGGAATCTACTTTTATGGTAAAGTGCTGGTTTCTAATATAGTTAGAAAAGTTCGGGATACTTTTGTGGAAGGGAAACATGTTGTATTTATCTTTAAAGGGAATACTCATGAAAAAAATATTGATAAATACAAGCCAGATTATTCTAACTTGTTAATTCCACCTGCTATTGTAGATGATGCATATTGGAAAAAAGGATATTTCCATACTATCGCTAATATTCCCTTAACAGAGGAAGAGAAAAAGCTGGATTTTGGATTCTATAGTATTCATTTTAAAGGTAACTTTTTCTGTAAAGAGACTGGGGAATTATTGGATAAAGAGCCTAAAATATTAGGGATACATGGAATAACAACCATCAGTGGAATCGGAATGGCAATTGAAAGAGAATTAATTATTAATCCTTCCTTATTAGAAGAAACTGAGTAG
- a CDS encoding RHS repeat-associated core domain-containing protein: MFHREFYTITIGYNFSGTRKTSTDLTAQPFAYNGKDRDDIGLDYLRASYYDSQGGTFLTEDGYPGENTEPLSQNRYSYVQNTPVNYTDPSVHFWNSIKKGWNYVKKAVSNEWNGENILMEEINNEYKSNSFKKKRTF; the protein is encoded by the coding sequence ATTTTTCATCGAGAGTTTTATACTATCACCATCGGCTATAACTTCTCTGGGACAAGAAAGACAAGCACAGACCTAACAGCTCAGCCATTTGCCTATAACGGCAAGGATCGTGATGATATTGGACTTGACTATTTACGAGCAAGCTATTATGATAGTCAGGGAGGTACTTTCTTAACTGAGGATGGTTACCCAGGTGAGAACACAGAACCTCTCAGCCAGAACCGTTACAGCTATGTGCAGAACACCCCCGTCAACTACACAGACCCGAGTGTGCACTTCTGGAACAGTATCAAAAAAGGTTGGAACTATGTTAAAAAGGCGGTCTCTAATGAATGGAATGGTGAAAATATCTTAATGGAGGAAATTAATAATGAATACAAATCTAATAGCTTTAAGAAGAAAAGAACGTTTTGA
- a CDS encoding immunity 26/phosphotriesterase HocA family protein: protein MNTNLIALRRKKRFESLNLEIQKELENFYDTKAATHQLKVIKKSRSIPKVGDVFLVSPREGIYFYGKVLVANIVRKVPDSFVEGKHVVFIFKGITHEKNIDKYKPDYSNLLISPAIVGDAYWKKGYFHTIANIPLTEEEKNLDFGFYKLHCKGNFFCKETGELLDKEPKLLGMHGITTISGIGWDIERELIINPSLLEETE from the coding sequence ATGAATACAAATCTAATAGCTTTAAGAAGAAAAAAACGTTTTGAGAGTTTAAATTTAGAAATTCAGAAGGAGTTAGAGAACTTTTATGATACAAAGGCAGCTACTCATCAACTAAAAGTGATTAAAAAAAGTAGGTCAATTCCAAAAGTGGGAGATGTATTTCTTGTGTCTCCTAGGGAGGGAATCTACTTTTATGGTAAAGTGCTGGTTGCTAATATAGTTAGAAAAGTTCCGGATTCTTTTGTGGAAGGAAAACATGTTGTATTTATCTTTAAAGGAATTACTCATGAAAAAAATATTGATAAATACAAGCCAGATTATTCTAACTTGTTAATTTCACCTGCTATTGTAGGTGATGCATATTGGAAAAAAGGATATTTCCATACTATCGCTAATATTCCCTTAACAGAGGAAGAGAAAAATCTGGATTTTGGCTTTTATAAACTTCATTGTAAAGGTAACTTTTTTTGTAAAGAGACTGGAGAATTATTGGATAAAGAGCCTAAATTATTAGGGATGCATGGAATAACGACTATCAGTGGAATAGGATGGGACATTGAAAGAGAATTAATTATTAATCCTTCCTTATTAGAAGAAACTGAGTAG
- a CDS encoding RHS repeat-associated core domain-containing protein produces the protein MTKDGKAVASISYNLSGARKTSTDPTAQPFAYNGEDCDDTGLDYLRARYYDSQGGTFLTEDSYSYEDTDPFSARTVTVMCRTTPSTTLFRVGTSGTVSKKLELC, from the coding sequence TTGACCAAGGATGGAAAAGCCGTCGCATCAATCAGCTATAATCTCTCTGGGGCAAGAAAGACAAGCACAGACCCAACAGCTCAGCCGTTTGCCTATAACGGCGAGGATTGTGATGATACTGGACTTGACTATTTACGAGCAAGATATTATGATAGTCAGGGAGGTACTTTCTTAACTGAGGATAGTTACTCATATGAGGACACAGATCCCTTCTCAGCCAGAACCGTTACAGTTATGTGCAGAACAACCCCGTCAACTACACTGTTCCGAGTGGGCACTTCTGGAACAGTATCAAAAAAGCTGGAACTATGTTAA
- a CDS encoding Imm26 family immunity protein yields the protein MIFNNLIKERRDKKINSLPKEVQRKLKKFEELDSSDYQLQVIKPSNDLPKEGDLFVLSPKKGYYFLGKVMESNIESSNSLMSVSHVVVIFSTCFNTMDIETFKPNYHELLTDPFIVSNQYWEKGYFYVIKHSPLSEEEKKLEIGFYKIHPLGDSFYTSSGERLEHEPQILGMYGLCTITGVAAEINRSLIMNPSIIPNFVLKNDNLSTKKLIVS from the coding sequence ATGATTTTTAATAATTTGATAAAAGAAAGAAGAGATAAAAAAATTAATAGTCTTCCAAAAGAAGTACAAAGAAAATTAAAAAAGTTTGAAGAGCTTGATTCGAGTGATTATCAACTCCAAGTAATAAAACCTAGTAATGATTTGCCTAAAGAAGGGGATCTGTTTGTTTTATCCCCCAAAAAAGGATATTATTTTTTGGGGAAAGTTATGGAATCAAACATTGAATCAAGCAATAGCCTGATGAGTGTAAGCCATGTTGTCGTAATATTTTCAACATGTTTTAATACTATGGATATAGAAACATTTAAACCTAACTATCATGAATTGTTGACGGATCCTTTTATTGTCAGTAATCAATATTGGGAAAAAGGTTACTTTTACGTAATTAAACATTCTCCTCTCAGTGAAGAAGAGAAAAAACTGGAGATAGGATTCTATAAGATTCATCCTTTAGGAGATTCATTTTATACTTCAAGTGGAGAGCGTTTAGAACATGAACCTCAGATTTTAGGAATGTACGGACTTTGTACAATTACAGGAGTAGCTGCTGAGATTAACCGTTCATTAATTATGAATCCATCTATCATTCCTAATTTTGTATTAAAGAATGATAATCTGTCTACAAAAAAATTGATAGTTTCATAA
- a CDS encoding DUF2185 domain-containing protein, producing MSNKGMGLGASIVSNNILKNKANIKWILRENSVNELDNGWRFLSEIDTEEYLSHAENMSICDWSTIVEIEPAVLSIFNMPIGTELILIYEGEKKYFIDSSSGQKLSY from the coding sequence GTGAGTAATAAAGGAATGGGATTAGGTGCTTCAATAGTATCTAATAATATTTTAAAAAATAAGGCCAATATAAAATGGATATTACGTGAGAACAGTGTTAATGAGTTAGATAACGGATGGCGTTTTTTATCCGAAATAGATACAGAAGAATATCTATCACATGCTGAAAATATGTCGATATGTGACTGGAGTACAATTGTTGAAATAGAACCAGCAGTATTATCAATTTTTAACATGCCTATTGGAACAGAACTCATACTTATTTACGAAGGTGAGAAGAAGTATTTCATAGATTCAAGTAGTGGTCAAAAATTATCTTACTAG
- the rplL gene encoding 50S ribosomal protein L7/L12, whose product MALNIENIIAEIKEASILELNDLVKAIEEEFGVTAAAPVAVAAAGGAEEAAKDSFDVELTAAGDKKVGVIKVVREITGLGLKEAKELVDGAPGVIKEGVAAAEAEEIKAKLEEAGASVTLK is encoded by the coding sequence ATGGCATTGAACATTGAAAACATTATTGCTGAAATTAAAGAAGCTTCAATCCTTGAATTGAACGACCTTGTAAAAGCTATCGAAGAAGAATTTGGTGTAACTGCAGCTGCTCCTGTAGCTGTAGCTGCTGCTGGTGGTGCTGAAGAAGCTGCTAAAGATTCATTTGACGTTGAATTGACAGCTGCAGGCGACAAGAAAGTCGGCGTTATCAAAGTTGTACGTGAAATCACAGGTCTTGGTCTTAAAGAAGCTAAAGAACTTGTTGATGGTGCACCAGGTGTCATCAAAGAAGGCGTTGCAGCTGCAGAAGCTGAAGAAATCAAAGCTAAATTGGAAGAAGCTGGAGCTTCAGTTACTCTTAAATAA
- the rplJ gene encoding 50S ribosomal protein L10 — protein sequence MSEAIIAKKAELVDVVAEKMKAAASIVVVDARGLTVEQDTVLRRELRGSEVEYKVIKNSILRRAAEKAGLAELASVFVGPSAVAFSNEDVIAPAKILNDFAKNADALEIKGGAIEGAVASKEEIVALATLPNREGLLSMLLSVLQAPVRNVALAVKAVADNKEDAA from the coding sequence ATGAGTGAAGCAATTATTGCTAAAAAAGCGGAACTAGTTGACGTAGTAGCTGAAAAAATGAAAGCTGCTGCATCAATCGTCGTTGTAGACGCTCGTGGTTTGACAGTTGAACAAGATACAGTTCTTCGTCGTGAGCTTCGTGGAAGCGAAGTTGAGTATAAAGTTATTAAAAACTCAATCTTACGTCGTGCAGCTGAAAAAGCTGGCCTTGCAGAACTTGCATCTGTATTTGTTGGACCATCTGCTGTAGCATTTTCTAACGAAGATGTTATCGCTCCAGCGAAAATCTTGAACGACTTTGCTAAAAACGCTGACGCACTTGAAATCAAAGGTGGTGCAATCGAAGGCGCTGTCGCATCAAAAGAAGAAATCGTTGCTCTTGCAACTCTTCCAAACCGCGAAGGACTTCTTTCTATGCTCCTTTCTGTACTTCAAGCGCCAGTGCGCAACGTTGCTCTTGCAGTCAAAGCGGTTGCAGACAACAAAGAAGACGCAGCTTAA
- a CDS encoding ECF transporter S component, which translates to MNTQKKTQFMTLTALLTAIAILIPLVMPFKIVIPPASYTLGSHVAIFIAMFLSPWMAIFVIIASSLGFLMAGYPIVIVLRAFSHIFFGSLGAFYLQKHPQTLDNKKSSLIFNFVLGLVHAIAEVLACVIFYASTGTDLKNMFYVLFVLVGFGTIIHSMVDYYLALAVYKALKKRR; encoded by the coding sequence ATGAATACACAAAAGAAAACACAATTCATGACCTTGACCGCATTGCTAACAGCTATCGCTATTTTGATTCCTTTGGTGATGCCCTTTAAAATTGTCATTCCTCCCGCTTCCTACACTTTAGGAAGTCACGTTGCTATTTTTATCGCTATGTTTCTCTCGCCATGGATGGCTATCTTTGTTATTATAGCTTCTAGTTTAGGATTTCTCATGGCTGGGTATCCGATTGTTATCGTACTTCGTGCCTTTTCCCATATCTTTTTTGGAAGTCTGGGTGCTTTCTATCTTCAAAAACATCCTCAAACCTTGGACAATAAGAAATCTTCTTTGATTTTTAACTTTGTACTTGGTTTGGTTCATGCTATTGCTGAAGTTTTGGCTTGTGTGATTTTTTATGCTAGTACTGGAACTGACTTAAAAAATATGTTCTATGTCTTGTTTGTATTAGTTGGATTTGGTACTATTATTCATAGTATGGTAGACTATTACTTAGCCTTGGCTGTTTATAAAGCATTGAAAAAACGCCGTTAA
- a CDS encoding transcription repressor NadR — protein MTKNRKEALLQLLEKAQKPLNGKSLAEHFHVTRQIIVQDIAVLRADGAPILSTNRGYIYKESKTNPYVHKLFKVKHEMEEIGQELLAIVDNGGRVQNTLIDHPVYGEIETLLKLSCRRDVQHFLEQVERSDFRPLSELTDGVHYHLVEAENEQDLLYIEKALDKLGYLVKD, from the coding sequence ATGACAAAAAATCGAAAAGAAGCCCTTCTACAACTCTTAGAAAAAGCTCAAAAACCTCTAAACGGAAAAAGCTTAGCAGAACATTTTCATGTCACTCGCCAGATTATCGTTCAGGACATTGCAGTCCTGCGTGCTGATGGTGCTCCGATCTTATCAACCAATCGTGGCTATATTTATAAAGAAAGCAAGACCAATCCGTATGTTCACAAACTGTTTAAAGTAAAGCACGAGATGGAAGAAATCGGGCAAGAACTTCTAGCTATCGTCGATAATGGCGGACGTGTCCAGAATACCTTGATTGATCATCCTGTCTACGGAGAAATTGAAACCTTGCTCAAACTCTCTTGTCGCCGTGACGTTCAGCATTTTTTAGAGCAAGTCGAACGGTCTGACTTTAGACCACTTTCTGAATTAACAGATGGCGTCCATTATCACCTAGTCGAAGCTGAAAACGAACAAGACCTCCTCTATATCGAAAAGGCCTTGGACAAGTTAGGTTATTTGGTAAAGGATTAG
- a CDS encoding 8-oxo-dGTP diphosphatase, with amino-acid sequence MSRAQLTILTNICLIEDLENQRVVMQYRSPETNRWSGYAFPGGHVEDGEAFAESVIREIYEETGLTIQNPQLVGIKNWPLDTGGRYIVVCYKATEFFGTLRSSDEGEVSWVQKDQIPNLDLAYDMLPLMEMMENPDKSEFFYPRRTEDDWEKKIF; translated from the coding sequence ATGTCTCGAGCACAATTAACCATTCTAACTAATATTTGTCTAATAGAAGACCTTGAAAATCAGCGCGTGGTTATGCAGTATCGATCGCCTGAAACAAACCGCTGGTCTGGCTATGCTTTTCCAGGAGGTCATGTGGAAGATGGTGAGGCCTTTGCAGAATCTGTTATTCGTGAAATATACGAGGAAACAGGTCTGACGATTCAAAATCCTCAACTTGTCGGCATTAAAAATTGGCCACTAGATACAGGTGGCCGCTATATTGTCGTTTGTTATAAGGCGACTGAGTTCTTTGGTACCCTTCGTTCTTCAGATGAAGGAGAAGTTTCTTGGGTGCAAAAAGACCAGATTCCAAACTTGGATCTGGCCTATGATATGTTACCTTTAATGGAGATGATGGAAAATCCGGATAAGTCTGAATTTTTCTACCCTCGCCGTACAGAAGACGATTGGGAAAAGAAAATCTTCTAA
- the uvrB gene encoding excinuclease ABC subunit UvrB — protein MINRITDNKFKLVSKYQPSGDQPQAIEQLVDNIEGGEKAQILMGATGTGKTYTMSQVISKINKPTLVIAHNKTLAGQLYGEFKEFFPENAVEYFVSYYDYYQPEAYVPSSDTYIEKDSSVNDEIDKLRHSATSALLERNDVIVVASVSCIYGLGSPKEYADSVVSLRPGLEISRDKLLNELVDIQFERNDIDFQRGRFRVRGDVVEIFPASRDEHAFRVEFFGDEIDRIREVEALTGQVLGEVDHLAIFPATHFVTNDDHMEVAIAKIQAELEEQLAIFEKEGKLLEAQRLKQRTEYDIEMLREMGYTNGVENYSRHMDGRSEGEPPYTLLDFFPDDFLIMIDESHMTMGQIKGMYNGDRSRKEMLVNYGFRLPSALDNRPLRREEFESHVHQIVYVSATPGDYEMEQTDTVIEQIIRPTGLLDPEVEVRPTMGQIDDLLGEINARVEKNERTFITTLTKKMAEDLTDYFKEMGIKVKYMHSDIKTLERTEIIRDLRLGVFDVLVGINLLREGIDVPEVSLVAILDADKEGFLRNERGLIQTIGRAARNSEGHVIMYADTMTQSMQKAIDETARRRKIQMAYNEEHGIVPQTIKKEIRDLISVTKTVAKEEDKEVDINSLNKQERKELVKKLEKQMQEAVEVLDFELAAQIRDMMLEVKALG, from the coding sequence ATGATCAATAGAATTACAGACAACAAATTTAAACTCGTATCTAAATACCAACCGTCTGGGGATCAACCGCAGGCTATTGAGCAGTTGGTAGATAACATTGAGGGTGGAGAAAAGGCCCAAATCCTGATGGGGGCGACTGGTACAGGAAAGACCTATACTATGAGCCAGGTGATTTCCAAAATTAATAAACCAACCCTAGTCATCGCCCACAATAAAACTCTTGCAGGCCAGCTTTATGGGGAGTTCAAGGAATTTTTCCCAGAGAATGCCGTCGAGTACTTCGTGTCCTATTACGATTACTACCAGCCAGAAGCCTATGTTCCCTCTAGTGATACTTATATCGAAAAAGATAGTTCAGTTAACGATGAGATTGATAAACTCCGTCACTCCGCTACATCAGCGCTCTTGGAGCGTAACGATGTCATCGTTGTAGCATCCGTATCTTGTATTTATGGTTTGGGTTCCCCTAAAGAATATGCTGATAGTGTAGTAAGTCTGCGCCCAGGACTTGAAATTTCTCGTGATAAACTGCTTAATGAATTAGTCGATATTCAATTTGAACGCAATGATATTGATTTCCAGCGTGGAAGATTTCGTGTACGTGGGGATGTGGTGGAAATTTTCCCAGCATCTCGTGATGAGCATGCCTTCCGTGTTGAGTTCTTCGGAGATGAGATTGATCGTATTCGTGAAGTCGAAGCTCTTACGGGGCAAGTTCTGGGCGAAGTGGATCATTTGGCTATTTTCCCAGCTACTCACTTTGTGACCAATGATGACCACATGGAAGTAGCTATTGCTAAGATTCAGGCGGAGTTGGAGGAGCAGTTAGCTATCTTTGAAAAAGAAGGCAAGCTCCTCGAAGCGCAACGCTTGAAACAACGGACAGAGTACGATATCGAGATGTTACGTGAGATGGGGTATACCAATGGTGTCGAAAACTACTCACGTCACATGGATGGACGAAGCGAAGGAGAACCACCTTATACGCTTCTTGATTTCTTCCCTGATGATTTTCTAATTATGATTGATGAAAGTCACATGACCATGGGGCAAATCAAAGGAATGTATAATGGTGACCGTTCACGTAAGGAAATGTTGGTTAACTATGGTTTCCGTTTACCGTCTGCCTTGGACAACCGTCCCCTCCGTCGTGAAGAGTTTGAAAGTCATGTCCACCAGATTGTCTACGTTTCAGCAACGCCTGGTGATTACGAGATGGAACAAACGGACACTGTTATTGAGCAAATCATCCGTCCAACTGGTCTTTTGGACCCAGAAGTGGAAGTGCGCCCAACCATGGGACAGATTGATGACTTGCTTGGTGAAATTAATGCTCGTGTTGAAAAGAATGAACGCACCTTTATTACTACCTTGACTAAGAAAATGGCAGAAGACTTGACTGATTACTTCAAGGAAATGGGTATCAAGGTCAAGTATATGCACTCGGATATCAAGACTTTAGAGCGGACAGAGATTATTCGTGACCTGCGTTTGGGTGTTTTTGATGTCTTGGTAGGAATTAACCTCCTTCGTGAAGGGATTGACGTTCCAGAGGTGAGTCTAGTTGCTATTCTCGATGCTGACAAGGAAGGTTTCCTCCGTAATGAACGTGGTCTTATCCAAACAATCGGTCGTGCAGCCCGTAATAGTGAAGGTCATGTGATTATGTATGCTGACACTATGACCCAGTCTATGCAAAAAGCCATCGATGAAACAGCTCGTCGTCGTAAAATTCAGATGGCTTATAATGAAGAGCATGGCATCGTCCCACAAACTATTAAGAAGGAAATCCGTGACCTTATCTCTGTCACAAAAACTGTGGCTAAAGAAGAGGATAAGGAAGTTGATATCAATAGCCTCAACAAACAGGAGCGCAAAGAACTAGTCAAGAAACTGGAAAAACAAATGCAAGAAGCCGTCGAAGTGCTTGACTTTGAATTGGCTGCTCAGATTCGTGATATGATGTTGGAAGTAAAGGCGTTGGGGTAG
- a CDS encoding ABC transporter substrate-binding protein/permease — protein MKKKILTFLLFLFPLFSLGYANADTIKIVSDTAYAPFEFKDTDQTYKGIDVDIINKVAEIKGWNIQMSYPGFDAAVNAVQAGQADAIMAGMTKTKERENVFTMSDTYYDTKVVIATTKSNKITKYEELSGKTVGVKNGTAAQRFLESIKDKYGFTIKTFDTGDLMNNSLSTGAVNAIMDDKPVIEYAINQGQDLSINMDGEAVGSFAFGVKKGSKYEYLVTEFNEALAQMKKDGSLDKIINKWTNSSKTSSQITSLTSTTSAGQKATPVKSKYVIASDSSFAPFVFQNSSNQYTGIDMDLIKAIAEDQGFEIEITNPGFDAAINAVQSGQADGMIAGMSVTDARKETFDFSDSYYTANTILGVKESSTISSYEDLNGKTVGVKNGTASQTFLTENQSKYGYKIKTFADGSSMYDSLNTGSIDAVMDDEPVLKYSISQGQKLKTPIEGTPIGETAFAVKKGSNPELIEMFNNGLANLKASGEFQKILDKYLATDSTSESSTVDETTILGLLKNNYKQLLSGLGITLSLALISFAIAIVIGIIFGMFSVSPYKSLRLISEIFVDVIRGIPLMILAAFIFWGVPNFIESLTGQQSPINDFVAGTIALSLNSAAYIAEIVRGGIKAVPIGQMEASRSLGISYSKTMRKIVLPQATKLMLPNFVNQFVIALKDTTIVSAIGLVELFQTGKIIIARNYQSFKMYAILAVFYLVIITLLTRLAKRLEKRIQ, from the coding sequence ATGAAGAAAAAAATCCTTACATTTTTATTATTTTTATTTCCCTTATTCTCTTTAGGCTATGCTAATGCGGACACTATCAAGATTGTTAGTGATACAGCTTATGCACCCTTTGAGTTTAAAGATACAGACCAGACTTATAAAGGAATTGATGTCGACATTATCAATAAAGTCGCTGAGATAAAAGGATGGAATATCCAAATGTCTTATCCAGGCTTTGATGCTGCTGTCAATGCGGTCCAAGCAGGGCAAGCAGATGCAATCATGGCTGGTATGACAAAAACCAAAGAACGTGAAAACGTCTTTACCATGTCTGATACATACTATGATACAAAAGTTGTCATCGCAACGACTAAGTCTAACAAAATCACTAAGTATGAAGAACTCAGTGGTAAAACTGTTGGTGTTAAAAACGGTACTGCCGCACAACGTTTCCTAGAAAGCATCAAAGATAAATATGGTTTCACTATCAAAACCTTTGATACTGGTGATTTGATGAATAACAGTCTCAGTACAGGTGCTGTAAATGCCATCATGGATGACAAACCAGTCATCGAGTACGCTATTAACCAAGGGCAAGATCTCAGTATCAACATGGACGGAGAAGCCGTTGGAAGCTTTGCTTTTGGAGTTAAAAAGGGTAGCAAGTACGAATACCTGGTTACAGAATTTAACGAAGCTTTAGCTCAGATGAAAAAAGATGGTAGCTTGGACAAAATTATCAATAAATGGACAAATTCTTCTAAAACTAGTTCACAAATAACTTCTCTCACTTCTACTACAAGCGCAGGGCAAAAAGCTACTCCAGTCAAATCAAAATACGTTATCGCAAGTGATTCTTCATTTGCACCATTCGTTTTCCAAAACTCAAGCAACCAGTACACTGGTATTGATATGGACTTGATCAAGGCTATTGCCGAAGACCAAGGTTTTGAAATTGAAATCACTAACCCAGGTTTTGACGCTGCTATTAACGCGGTCCAATCTGGTCAAGCCGATGGTATGATTGCTGGTATGTCTGTTACAGACGCTCGTAAAGAAACCTTTGATTTCTCTGATTCTTACTATACAGCTAATACTATTCTTGGAGTTAAGGAATCAAGTACTATTTCATCTTATGAAGATTTGAATGGTAAAACCGTTGGTGTAAAAAACGGTACTGCTTCTCAAACCTTCCTAACTGAAAATCAAAGCAAATATGGTTATAAAATTAAAACCTTTGCAGACGGTTCATCTATGTATGACAGCTTGAACACAGGTTCAATTGACGCCGTGATGGATGACGAACCAGTTCTTAAATACTCTATTAGCCAAGGACAAAAATTAAAAACACCAATCGAAGGTACTCCAATCGGTGAAACTGCTTTTGCAGTTAAAAAGGGAAGCAATCCTGAATTGATTGAAATGTTCAACAATGGTCTTGCAAATCTTAAAGCAAGTGGTGAATTCCAAAAGATTCTTGATAAATACCTTGCAACTGATTCAACAAGTGAATCATCAACTGTTGACGAAACTACTATCTTGGGCTTGTTGAAAAACAACTACAAACAACTCCTAAGTGGACTTGGAATTACCCTTTCTCTAGCTTTGATTTCCTTTGCAATTGCGATTGTTATCGGGATTATCTTTGGTATGTTTAGCGTTAGTCCTTATAAATCACTTCGTCTTATTTCAGAAATCTTTGTCGATGTGATTCGTGGTATTCCATTGATGATTCTTGCTGCCTTTATCTTCTGGGGAGTTCCTAACTTTATTGAATCTCTTACAGGCCAACAGAGTCCAATCAATGACTTTGTCGCTGGTACAATCGCCCTCTCGCTAAACTCAGCTGCCTACATCGCTGAAATTGTTCGCGGTGGTATTAAGGCTGTTCCTATCGGACAAATGGAAGCTAGTCGAAGCCTTGGTATCTCTTACAGTAAAACCATGCGTAAGATTGTCTTGCCACAAGCAACCAAACTCATGCTTCCAAACTTCGTCAACCAATTTGTCATCGCTTTGAAAGATACAACTATCGTATCTGCAATCGGTTTGGTCGAACTCTTCCAGACTGGTAAGATTATCATTGCTCGTAACTACCAAAGTTTCAAAATGTATGCAATTCTCGCAGTCTTCTATCTTGTGATTATCACTCTTCTTACTAGACTTGCAAAACGCTTAGAAAAGAGGATTCAATAA